CTGGTTATTACTCAAAATATTGATATAATATTTATTTTGAGCCCGACAGCCAGAATACTGCATTTTTTAAACTATTGTTTTATCATGCTAAGTGTTTTTATTCCATTCGAAGTTTTCAGATTGAAGAAATACATTCCGGAACTTGCATCCTGTCCCATTTCGTTTTTACCATCCCATTCTACCGAGTAAGTTCCAGGGCCATAAGATGTATTATTCGTAAGGGTTTTTATATGTTTCCCGTTTAAATTGTATATCTCAATTGTAACATTTTCAGCCTTTGAAATTGAAAATTCCACTTTTGTTGTATGATTAAACGGATTAGGGGAATTTTGTTCTACTTTAAAATCATCTTGACCATGATCTTCAATTATTTGATTGGTATGAGGAAATGTATCGTCCCCATGGCAAGATGCACAATCCATTTTTGCTTCAGTATAGTATTTTGTACTTCCTTTACCATGACAGGCATTACAGGTAGCAATAATGGAAGGAGGTACATAAGCGGGAGTAAAAGTACCGGCAAAGTGAGCATTTAAAATTTCAACTGTTTTTGCAGCAGTATCTCCGCATAACCTCGCACATCTTTCTTTTCTTTCATTGGCACTTACCAATATGTTATTTGTGTTGCACCAATTAGTAACAGAAGCATGGCATAAAGGTGAGTGACTTACACTTTTCCCTAAATCCATGTCATAGGTATTTACTGTATAGCCATGGTTTTTAGCAATGGTATTGCTTTCATCAGATGGAAACTCAGTAAGAGTGTACCATCCGTACAGCTCATTAATAAGTATATCAGAATCAGCTTTGGCACAAACAAGAGATATTGCTGCTGCACAGCCATTAATAGTACCGCAGGTTGCACCCCAGCCTACACCTCCGCCATGTCCGTATATCATCAACTCTGTGGGTAGATCTGTATAAGGTGAACCTACTGTTTCCCTAAGACAGGCAATCATTGCTTCAAAACAGGCATAACTACATCCTTTACCACTCCAAAAAGCATCATGTGCCTTAATTCTTGCTGTTTCCTTATCAAGCCCTCCACTTGGATACGGCCAGGGCCAGGCAGTAGCCATTCCGCTCGCTTTGACTTTGGTTGATGTTAAAATTCCTGATCCAAAAGCAGCGAGTGATAATCCTCCTGCTACTAATGCTGATCTGGTTAAGAAATCTTTTCTTGATATTGCTTTTTTCATATTCCTAAAATTTTATATTTTGTTAACTGAAAGTTTAATTTTGCTATTTAATCATTTGTTGCAGAAGTTACATCAGCAAATTTATCCGGGTGAGTTATTACAATGTCCATTTACCCGACATAAACTACTCCTGTTTTAAGATGATTCAGCACAAAATAATTAATGACACAGGTCAATAATTTATCAAACTTTCAATATATTTGCTTCTTAAAATTTATCTTTTGAATGGCTGAAAATCAATTATACACAAGTTGTACTATCAATTCCTATCAGGGAAATATTTTTGAATTTCTGACAGAGGAACAAAATCAGTTGCTGGATGAAAAATCAGTTAACGTTCTTTTTAAAAAGGGAGAAACCATTTGTAAAAAGGGTAGTTTTGCTTCTCATATCAGTTTTGTTGAATCAGGCCTTGTGAAAGTTTTTCTGGAATGTCAGGAAAATGTGCTGGTGTTAAAAATTGCACCAAGCGGTAATTTAATAGGTTTAA
This genomic window from Sphingobacteriales bacterium contains:
- a CDS encoding T9SS type A sorting domain-containing protein; this encodes MKKAISRKDFLTRSALVAGGLSLAAFGSGILTSTKVKASGMATAWPWPYPSGGLDKETARIKAHDAFWSGKGCSYACFEAMIACLRETVGSPYTDLPTELMIYGHGGGVGWGATCGTINGCAAAISLVCAKADSDILINELYGWYTLTEFPSDESNTIAKNHGYTVNTYDMDLGKSVSHSPLCHASVTNWCNTNNILVSANERKERCARLCGDTAAKTVEILNAHFAGTFTPAYVPPSIIATCNACHGKGSTKYYTEAKMDCASCHGDDTFPHTNQIIEDHGQDDFKVEQNSPNPFNHTTKVEFSISKAENVTIEIYNLNGKHIKTLTNNTSYGPGTYSVEWDGKNEMGQDASSGMYFFNLKTSNGIKTLSMIKQ